The Clostridium aceticum genomic interval GAATATTCATCTCTAACCCCTCCGTATAACTTGTCTTTATTTTTATATTGATCTGAGCTGCTCAATTATTAAATACAGTGTTAAAAATCAACACTTGTACTGATTTTTTTCTCTGTACTGTCTTTAATTTCAAGACTTTACTTTCCAATACAGAAGTTCTTAAAAATATGATCAATAATATCTTCTGCTACTGTATCTCCTGTGATTTCTCCTAATGTTTCCCATGTATTTTTTATATCTACTTCAATAAAGTCCAAAGGCATTTTTTTTGTAATAGCTTCTATACCTTCTCCGATATTTTTTAATCCTCTTTCTAGAGCATTTTTATGCCTTACATTTGTTACTAAAAGCCGATCTTTTGCTCTAACCTCTCCTTTATATACTAAGTCCTCGATAGCTTCTTCCACTTCCTCTAGCCCTTTTTCTTCTATCAAAGAAATTTTTATAACCTTCTTATGTTCCATTAAAGTTTTTATCTTCTCTAAATCCGCCCGTTGAGATAGATCCATTTTATTCATGAGTATCAGAGCCTTTTTATTTTGGATTAATTCCATAATCTCTAGATCTTCTCTTGTAAGCTCTGTTGATATATCCAACATAAAAATAACCAAATCCGCCTTATTAAAGAACTCTTTAGACTTTTCAACACCTATTCTTTCAACAATATCTTCAGTTTCCCTTATGCCTGCTGTATCCATGATTTTTAAAGGAATCCCTCTTATATTTAACTGTTCTTCAATAACATCTCTGGTGGTGCCTGGCACCTCTGTGACAATAGCTCTTGATTCTCTTAATAAAGCATTTAGTAAAGAGGATTTTCCTACATTGGGTTTTCCTACAATAACAGTGTTTAATCCTTCTCTTAAGATTTTGCCTGCATCTGCAGTATTTAATAAATGCTCTATTTCCCTTTGAACCTCTGTGCCCTTGTTAAATAAGTAATCTAAAGTAACTTCATCAATATCTTCTTCTGCAAAGTCTATAGAAACCTCTATATGAGCCAACATATCTAGAAGTTTTTTTCTTGTATTACTCACCTGTTTGGACAAAGCTCCCTCTAACTGATCCAAAGCCACATCAAAACCTTTGTCTGTTTTAGCACTGATCAAATCCATTACTGCTTCCGCTTGTGCTAAATCTATTCTTCCATTAAGAAAAGCTCTTTTTGTAAATTCTCCTGCATCAGCTGCACGTGCTCCTTTTCTTAGCACCAACTGTAATATTTTTTTTACAGGAATTACACCACCATGACAATTGATCTCCACCACATCTTCCTTCGTATAAGTGTAAGGTCCCTTTGTATAATAAGCTAGCACCTCATCTATTTTTTCTCCCGTATCTGGATCAACAATATGGCCATAGGTCATTCTTCTAACAGGAAATTCACTTAACTTTTTCCCAGGTTTTGATTGAAAAATTGTATCTACAATATCTAAAGCTTTATTTCCACTAATTCTTACGATGCCTATACCCGCTTCTCCAGGAGCTGTCGCTATAGCAGCTATCGTATCATCTATGTACATGTTACTTCACCTCTATATTAGTATTTTGCTATAGATAACCGATTATCTATAAGAAATTTTTATTAACTGTTATTATACCAAATTTTTCATGCTCCAATACAGTAAAAAAATGAACCCAGCATATAAACTGGGTTTCTCTTTTATTAGACCCCCATTTATATAAATGAGGGTAATAAATTATTCGGATAAATTTTATTTCTTAATGGTAATGGCTACCTTTCTATAAGGTTCTTCCCCCTCACTATAGGTCTGTACAAAAGGATTCCCCTGCAGTGTAGAATGAATAATTCTTCTTTCATAAGGATTCATAGGTTCTAATGTAATCGTTCTTCCTACTTTTTTTACTTTTCTAGCCATTTTATTTGCCAATTTTATTAAAGTTTCTTCCCGTTTTCTTCTGTAGTCTTCAGTATCAATGAATACCTTTAAGTAATCTTCTCTATTTTTGTTTACTACTAAACTTGCCAAATATTGTACGGAATCTAGTGTTTGTCCTCTTCTACCGATAATAACACCCATATTAGGACCCTCTAAATGAATATTTAAAGTATCTCCCTTAGCCTCAATATCTATTTGCACCTCGATATCCATTCCCTTAAATAAATCCTGTAAGAATGTCCTAACATCATCCTCTGGACGATCAACCACTGTCAACCTTACCTTTGCTAGTTTTGTACCAATTAAGCCTAAAAATCCTTTCGATGGTATTTCAATAATTTT includes:
- the mnmE gene encoding tRNA uridine-5-carboxymethylaminomethyl(34) synthesis GTPase MnmE, whose translation is MYIDDTIAAIATAPGEAGIGIVRISGNKALDIVDTIFQSKPGKKLSEFPVRRMTYGHIVDPDTGEKIDEVLAYYTKGPYTYTKEDVVEINCHGGVIPVKKILQLVLRKGARAADAGEFTKRAFLNGRIDLAQAEAVMDLISAKTDKGFDVALDQLEGALSKQVSNTRKKLLDMLAHIEVSIDFAEEDIDEVTLDYLFNKGTEVQREIEHLLNTADAGKILREGLNTVIVGKPNVGKSSLLNALLRESRAIVTEVPGTTRDVIEEQLNIRGIPLKIMDTAGIRETEDIVERIGVEKSKEFFNKADLVIFMLDISTELTREDLEIMELIQNKKALILMNKMDLSQRADLEKIKTLMEHKKVIKISLIEEKGLEEVEEAIEDLVYKGEVRAKDRLLVTNVRHKNALERGLKNIGEGIEAITKKMPLDFIEVDIKNTWETLGEITGDTVAEDIIDHIFKNFCIGK
- the jag gene encoding RNA-binding cell elongation regulator Jag/EloR, with product MKSIESTGKTIEAAIQQGLDQLEKSREQVDVKIIEIPSKGFLGLIGTKLAKVRLTVVDRPEDDVRTFLQDLFKGMDIEVQIDIEAKGDTLNIHLEGPNMGVIIGRRGQTLDSVQYLASLVVNKNREDYLKVFIDTEDYRRKREETLIKLANKMARKVKKVGRTITLEPMNPYERRIIHSTLQGNPFVQTYSEGEEPYRKVAITIKK